One stretch of Euphorbia lathyris chromosome 7, ddEupLath1.1, whole genome shotgun sequence DNA includes these proteins:
- the LOC136236069 gene encoding alcohol dehydrogenase 1-like, producing the protein MGGEVIRCKAAVSWEAGKPLVIEQVEVAAPQSMEVRIKILYTALCHTDLYFWDAKGQNPLFPRIFGHEAGGVVESVGEGVTDVEAGDHVLPVFTVVCSKGECKECAHCKSAESNMCELLRINTDRGVMIHDGKSRFSINGNPIYHFLGTSTFSEYTVVHSGCVAKINPAAPLDKVLVLSCGFSTGFGATVNVAKPTKGSTVAVFGLGAVGLAACEGARVCGASRIIGVDLNPDKFEQAKKFGVTEFVNPKDHDKPVQEVLVEMTNGGVDRSLECTGNVGAMISAFECVHDGWGVAVLVGVPSKDDVFKTNPLNFLTEKTLKGTFYGNYKPRTDIPLVVEQCINKELEIDKFITHSVPLSEINTAFDLMLKGEGIRCLIRMDH; encoded by the exons ATGGGTGGTGAAGTTATACGTTGCAAAG CTGCTGTATCATGGGAAGCAGGGAAGCCACTAGTAATAGAACAAGTGGAAGTAGCAGCTCCACAGTCAATGGAGGTCCGAATCAAGATTCTTTATACTGCTCTTTGTCATACTGATCTCTACTTCTGGGATGCCAAAGGACAGAACCCTTTGTTTCCTAGGATTTTTGGTCACGAGGCTGGTGG tgttgTGGAGAGTGTTGGAGAAGGAGTTACAGATGTTGAAGCAGGAGATCATGTGCTTCCTGTATTCACTGTAGTATGTTCCAAGG GTGAATGCAAGGAATGCGCTCACTGTAAATCAGCTGAGAGCAATATGTGTGAACTCCTCAGGATTAATACTGATAGAGGTGTTATGATTCATGACGGAAAATCAAGATTCTCAATCAACGGTAACCCTATTTACCATTTTCTTGGAACTTCCACCTTTAGTGAATACACTGTCGTTCATTCTGGCTGTGTTGCCAAGATCAATCCTGCTGCTCCTCTTGACAAGGTCCTTGTTCTCAGTTGCGGTTTTTCAACAG GATTTGGAGCAACTGTAAACGTAGCAAAACCTACAAAGGGATCAACAGTTGCTGTTTTCGGATTGGGAGCTGTGGGACTTGCT gcTTGTGAAGGGGCCAGGGTTTGTGGTGCTTCAAGGATTATTGGTGTTGATCTCAACCCAGATAAATTTGAACAAG CCAAAAAGTTTGGTGTGACAGAATTTGTGAACCCAAAGGACCATGATAAACCAGTTCAAGAGGTGCTTGTTGAGATGACAAATGGAGGAGTAGACAGAAGCCTGGAATGCACAGGAAATGTTGGAGCCATGATTTCTGCATTTGAATGTGTACATGATGGTTGGGGAGTAGCTGTTCTAGTAGGGGTACCTAGCAAAGATGATGTCTTCAAGACTAATCCTCTCAATTTCTTGACTGAAAAAACTCTAAAAGGAACATTCTATGGAAACTATAAGCCCAGAACAGACATTCCACTGGTTGTGGAACAATGCATCAACAAGGAGCTGGAAATCGACAAGTTCATAACTCATTCAGTTCCTCTCTCAGAGATCAATACAGCTTTTGATTTAATGCTTAAAGGAGAAGGCATTAGATGTCTTATCCGTATGGACCATTAA